A region of the Brassica oleracea var. oleracea cultivar TO1000 unplaced genomic scaffold, BOL UnpScaffold01828, whole genome shotgun sequence genome:
GTTCCTGAAAACCGCAAGGTGGCCTTAGTTGCGACGAAATTCCAGGGCAAAGCAGCGTCCTGGTGGTTGCAAGTAAAGACTTCTCGAGCTCGAGCGGGGAAACGTAACATCGATACGTGGGAAAAACTTGAGAAAGTGATGAGGAAAGCGTTTCTTCCTTATAATTTTGATCGAACGATGTTTTCCCGTTTACAAAACCTTCGCAAAGGTTCTCGTTCTGTAGATGATTACGCAGACGAATTTTCTTTGTTATTAACAAGAAACGACATCCTTGATAGCGAAGTCCAGCTGGTCTCGCGTTTTATTGGAGGCTTACGTCCTCAGCTTCAAAACGCTATGTCTCAGTTCGATCATATCACAGTTGCAGAAGCTCATAGGCGTGCAATAGCATTTGAAACACAATTCAAAATGTCAGCTTCCGCATGGTCGAATTCGACGCGTGCGCGAGCAACTATTGTCCCAGCTGACTCAAACCAGGCTGGTGCTAGCAATAAAGAAGCTGCAGAGCAAGCGGGAGCACGAGCTGATAACACTACACGAGTTCCTGCAACAACTGATGAACTCCGGCGATCTTCCCGGCCTAATGCCTTGCGTTGTTTCACCTGTGGAGAGACAGGTCACAGGCAGACTGCTTGTCCGAAGGCAACTCGTCGGGGACTTCTAGTTGATGATGTCAAATGGGATGACGACGGAACGGAACAGA
Encoded here:
- the LOC106321508 gene encoding uncharacterized protein LOC106321508 — encoded protein: MLEFKRVPENRKVALVATKFQGKAASWWLQVKTSRARAGKRNIDTWEKLEKVMRKAFLPYNFDRTMFSRLQNLRKGSRSVDDYADEFSLLLTRNDILDSEVQLVSRFIGGLRPQLQNAMSQFDHITVAEAHRRAIAFETQFKMSASAWSNSTRARATIVPADSNQAGASNKEAAEQAGARADNTTRVPATTDELRRSSRPNALRCFTCGETGHRQTACPKATRRGLLVDDVKWDDDGTEQNKGCY